The proteins below come from a single Plodia interpunctella isolate USDA-ARS_2022_Savannah chromosome 21, ilPloInte3.2, whole genome shotgun sequence genomic window:
- the LOC128679210 gene encoding uncharacterized protein LOC128679210 isoform X2, with protein MIDYMNEDINWYTATMMTSVLRIQTAKNENPRESLMFPEKGNPGGFRGVPNMAQNVGEFAKNSIPLTHQVFKLFNGGKFLVMADCNLGLAALMARPNQTLYRSEILAMAEEIWDADGYLICTDDKNKNEIEGSLAEFNESPQKNKMY; from the exons ATGATTGACTACATGAACGAGGATATAAATTGGTACACCGCCACCATGATGACTTCTGTACTCAGGATACAAACGGCAAAGAACGAAAATCCGCGAGAATCACTCATGTTCCCTGAAAAAGGAAACCCAGGTGGATTCAGAGGTGTGCCTAACATGGCACAGAATGTTG GCGAATTCGCCAAAAACTCCATTCCATTGACCCACCAAGTGTTCAAACTGTTCAACGGAGGCAAGTTTCTCGTGATGGCAGACTGCAATCTTGGACTGGCCGCCTTGATGGCCAGACCTAACCAGACACTCTACAGGTCAGAGATTTTGGCAATGGCTGAAGAGATCTGGGATGCTGACGGGTACCTGATCTGCACAGATGATAAGAATAAGAATGAAATAGAAGGATCTTTGGCTGAGTTCAATGAGTCGCcgcagaaaaataaaatgtactga